A genome region from Streptomyces pratensis includes the following:
- the alc gene encoding allantoicase: MPTETKQTEPRSTDPHANDAAPYGGGDPYADYRAGDFPFTELVDLADRRLGAGVIAANDEFFAERENLLIREPAVFDPERFGHKGKIMDGWETRRRRGADAAHPFPAPEDHDWAIVRLGTPGIIRGVIVDTAHFRGNYPQRVSVQATSLEGAPGPEELLADDVKWEELVPPTPVRGHAANGFEITGGRRYTHLRICQHPDGGIARLRVHGEVVPDPAWLAALGTIDLISILNGGMYEDASDRFYSSPAQIILPGTSRKMDDGWENRRRRVRDTNDWVRFRLPAQGAVRAVEIDTAYLKGNAAGWISLHGRDGDSGEWSEIIPRTRLQPDTLHRFVLDAEAVVTHVRLDTFPDGGVARMRLHGSLTEAGAAELARRHEESGA; encoded by the coding sequence ATGCCCACCGAAACGAAGCAGACGGAGCCCCGGTCCACCGACCCGCACGCCAATGACGCGGCCCCCTACGGCGGCGGCGACCCCTACGCCGACTACCGCGCGGGCGACTTCCCGTTCACCGAGCTCGTCGACCTCGCCGACCGCCGGCTCGGCGCGGGCGTGATCGCGGCCAACGACGAGTTCTTCGCCGAGCGCGAGAACCTCCTGATCCGCGAACCCGCCGTCTTCGACCCCGAGCGCTTCGGTCACAAGGGCAAGATCATGGACGGCTGGGAGACCCGCCGCCGCCGGGGCGCGGACGCGGCCCACCCGTTCCCCGCGCCCGAGGACCACGACTGGGCGATCGTCCGGCTGGGCACCCCCGGGATCATCCGGGGCGTCATCGTCGACACCGCCCACTTCCGCGGCAACTACCCGCAGCGCGTCTCCGTCCAGGCGACGTCCCTGGAAGGCGCCCCGGGGCCGGAGGAACTCCTCGCCGACGACGTGAAGTGGGAGGAGCTCGTCCCGCCGACGCCCGTACGCGGACACGCCGCCAACGGCTTCGAGATCACGGGCGGCCGCCGCTACACCCATCTGCGGATCTGCCAGCACCCCGACGGCGGCATCGCCCGCCTCCGCGTGCACGGCGAGGTCGTCCCCGACCCGGCCTGGCTCGCGGCCCTGGGCACGATCGACCTGATCTCGATCCTGAACGGCGGCATGTACGAGGACGCCTCGGACCGCTTCTACTCCTCGCCGGCCCAGATCATCCTGCCCGGCACCTCCCGCAAGATGGACGACGGCTGGGAGAACCGGCGCCGCCGGGTCCGCGACACGAACGACTGGGTGCGCTTCCGGCTGCCCGCCCAGGGCGCGGTGCGCGCTGTCGAGATCGACACCGCGTACCTCAAGGGCAACGCGGCCGGCTGGATCAGCCTCCACGGCCGTGACGGCGACTCCGGCGAGTGGTCCGAGATCATCCCCCGCACCCGGCTCCAGCCCGACACCCTGCACCGTTTCGTCCTGGACGCCGAGGCAGTGGTCACCCACGTACGCCTGGACACCTTCCCCGACGGGGGCGTGGCCCGGATGCGCCTGCACGGATCCCTGACGGAGGCGGGCGCGGCCGAACTGGCGCGCCGCCACGAGGAGTCGGGCGCGTAG
- the malQ gene encoding 4-alpha-glucanotransferase — MGLSRLAALHGVATSFSPSADVTVSVPDDTVTAVLAALGVDAATPEDVRSSLAAAESAAASRLLPPTVVTWSGEPLPAALVGLPPGALLTVDPEPGTTGAHQPLRMRVLPAPAPAGDAPVTPSWWTEPPLGVHRLTVRTPDHRRAAATLVVAPDRVPQPPGRTHGFLVQLYSMLSARSWGMGDLADLADLAAWAGRTLGSGFVQVNPLHAAVPGAPTDPSPYRPSSRRFPDPVHLHIESIPECGHVAEPGRAALDDLRQQAAALREAVLNKGALIDRDAVWGLKKQALEIVHEVPLTPGRRAAYCDFLAEQGQALEDHALWCALAEVHGPCWRAWPDGLRDPRSPQSVRARTDLMDRVDFHCRLAWLTDTQLATAQRAARESGMPVGIVHDLAVGVHPDGADTWAQQDAFAQGMSVGAPPDAFNAHGQDWGLPPWRPDALAASGYAPYRNLLRGLLAHAGALRIDHVMGLFRLWWVPEGSSPTEGAYVAQDAEAMLAVLVLEAHRAGAVVIGEDLGTVEPGVREALARRGVLGTSVLWFERDWGGTGRPLAPEDWRRDSVATATTHDLPSTAARLTGEHVALRHRLGLLTRDLEQESADDAADTADWLAYLARLRLLPEGDGDEEAAVRAVHRFLLRTPARMAGVWLPDTVGDRRPQNIPGTWDQYPNWRLPIADAEGHPVTLEEITASPRLHRLMAVLAEGSGARTAPPGARPS, encoded by the coding sequence ATGGGCTTGTCCCGGCTCGCCGCACTGCACGGCGTCGCCACCTCCTTCTCCCCGTCCGCGGACGTCACAGTGTCCGTCCCCGACGACACGGTCACGGCCGTGCTCGCCGCGCTGGGCGTCGACGCCGCTACGCCCGAGGACGTACGGAGTTCACTTGCCGCGGCGGAATCGGCAGCGGCCTCCCGACTGCTCCCACCGACGGTGGTCACCTGGTCGGGGGAGCCGCTGCCGGCCGCGCTCGTGGGGCTGCCGCCGGGCGCGCTGCTCACGGTCGACCCCGAACCGGGAACCACCGGCGCGCATCAGCCCCTGCGTATGCGCGTGCTGCCCGCCCCGGCCCCGGCGGGGGACGCGCCGGTGACGCCCTCCTGGTGGACCGAACCACCTCTGGGCGTGCACCGGCTGACGGTCCGTACCCCTGACCACCGCCGCGCCGCCGCCACGCTCGTCGTCGCTCCGGACCGCGTACCCCAGCCGCCCGGTCGCACGCACGGATTCCTCGTCCAGCTCTACTCGATGCTGTCCGCCCGCTCCTGGGGCATGGGCGACCTAGCGGACCTGGCCGACCTCGCCGCCTGGGCGGGACGGACCCTGGGCAGCGGTTTCGTCCAGGTCAACCCGCTGCACGCCGCCGTACCCGGCGCGCCGACCGACCCTTCCCCGTACCGCCCGTCCTCGCGCCGCTTCCCCGACCCCGTCCACCTGCACATCGAGTCGATCCCGGAGTGCGGCCACGTCGCCGAGCCCGGCAGGGCGGCCCTGGACGACCTGCGGCAGCAAGCCGCGGCACTGCGCGAGGCGGTGCTGAACAAGGGTGCGCTGATCGACAGGGACGCCGTCTGGGGGCTCAAGAAGCAGGCCCTGGAGATCGTCCACGAGGTCCCCCTGACCCCCGGCCGCCGCGCCGCCTACTGCGACTTCCTCGCGGAGCAGGGGCAGGCCCTGGAGGACCACGCCCTGTGGTGTGCCCTGGCCGAGGTGCACGGCCCCTGCTGGCGCGCCTGGCCCGACGGGCTGCGTGACCCCCGCTCCCCGCAGAGCGTCCGTGCCCGCACCGACCTGATGGACCGGGTCGACTTCCACTGCCGGCTCGCCTGGCTCACGGACACCCAGCTCGCCACCGCTCAGAGGGCCGCCAGGGAGTCCGGGATGCCGGTCGGGATCGTCCACGACCTCGCCGTCGGGGTCCACCCGGACGGCGCCGACACCTGGGCCCAGCAGGACGCCTTCGCGCAGGGCATGTCCGTCGGCGCGCCCCCCGACGCCTTCAACGCCCACGGCCAGGACTGGGGGCTGCCCCCCTGGCGTCCCGACGCCCTCGCGGCGTCCGGTTACGCGCCCTACCGCAATCTCCTGCGCGGCCTCCTCGCCCACGCCGGGGCGCTTCGCATCGACCACGTGATGGGGCTCTTCCGGCTCTGGTGGGTGCCCGAGGGGAGTTCGCCCACCGAGGGCGCGTACGTCGCCCAGGACGCCGAGGCGATGCTCGCCGTACTCGTCCTGGAAGCGCACCGGGCCGGTGCCGTCGTCATAGGGGAGGACCTCGGCACCGTCGAGCCCGGAGTGCGCGAGGCGCTCGCCCGGCGCGGGGTGCTCGGCACCTCCGTGCTCTGGTTCGAGCGCGACTGGGGCGGCACCGGGCGCCCGCTCGCCCCCGAGGACTGGCGCCGGGACAGCGTGGCCACGGCGACCACCCATGACCTGCCGTCGACGGCGGCCCGGCTGACGGGCGAGCACGTGGCGCTCCGCCACCGGCTGGGGCTGCTCACCCGGGACCTGGAGCAGGAGTCGGCCGACGACGCCGCCGACACCGCCGACTGGCTGGCCTACCTGGCCCGCCTCCGGCTGCTTCCCGAGGGCGACGGCGACGAGGAGGCGGCCGTCCGGGCCGTCCACCGCTTCCTGCTGCGCACCCCGGCCAGGATGGCCGGGGTCTGGCTCCCGGACACCGTGGGCGACCGCCGTCCGCAGAACATCCCCGGGACCTGGGACCAGTACCCCAACTGGCGCCTCCCGATCGCCGATGCGGAAGGTCATCCGGTCACCCTGGAGGAGATCACCGCGTCGCCCCGGCTGCACAGGCTGATGGCCGTCCTCGCGGAGGGCTCCGGGGCCCGTACGGCACCCCCGGGCGCGCGGCCGTCGTAG
- a CDS encoding mechanosensitive ion channel family protein: protein MSLSALLAAAPSPGAAGSLDEAAERAGNAAGWVEENWSTWLNTGLRIILIATIAIVLRYLIRRALTNLIDRMNRSAQAVEGTALGGLLVNAERRRQRSEAIGSVLRSVTSFLILGTAALMILGAFQINLAPLLASAGVAGVALGFGARNLVTDFLSGVFMILEDQYGVGDTVDAGVASGEVIEVGLRVTKLRGDNGEIWYVRNGEVKRIGNLSQGWSTAGVDVTVRPTEDLDMVRKAIAEAGETMTKEEPWSERLWGPVEILGLDAVLLDSMTVRVTAKTMPGKSLGVERELRWRIKQTLDAAGIRMIGPLPLQAEGEPTADPTAAMAAPSAYASATSPQSLAATPIPPPNLSK, encoded by the coding sequence GTGTCCCTGTCCGCCCTCCTGGCCGCGGCCCCGTCACCGGGCGCCGCCGGCTCGCTGGACGAAGCCGCCGAGCGGGCGGGGAACGCCGCAGGCTGGGTCGAGGAGAACTGGTCCACCTGGCTGAACACCGGTCTGCGCATCATCCTCATCGCCACCATCGCGATCGTGCTGCGCTACCTGATCCGGCGTGCCCTGACCAACCTCATCGACCGGATGAACCGCAGCGCCCAGGCGGTGGAGGGCACGGCCCTCGGCGGCCTGCTGGTCAACGCGGAACGCCGCCGCCAGCGCTCCGAAGCCATCGGTTCCGTACTCCGCTCCGTCACGTCGTTCCTGATCCTCGGCACCGCCGCCCTGATGATCCTCGGCGCCTTCCAGATCAACCTGGCCCCCCTGCTGGCCTCCGCGGGGGTCGCCGGTGTGGCACTCGGCTTCGGCGCGCGCAACCTGGTCACCGACTTCCTGTCCGGCGTCTTCATGATCCTCGAGGACCAGTACGGCGTCGGCGACACGGTCGACGCGGGTGTGGCCTCCGGCGAGGTCATCGAGGTGGGCCTGCGGGTCACCAAGCTGCGCGGCGACAACGGCGAGATCTGGTACGTCCGCAACGGCGAGGTGAAGCGGATCGGCAACCTCAGCCAGGGCTGGTCCACGGCCGGGGTCGACGTCACGGTCCGCCCGACGGAGGACCTGGACATGGTCCGCAAGGCGATCGCCGAGGCGGGCGAGACCATGACCAAGGAAGAGCCGTGGTCGGAGCGTCTGTGGGGACCGGTGGAGATCCTCGGCCTCGACGCGGTGCTGCTCGACTCCATGACCGTACGGGTCACGGCGAAGACCATGCCGGGCAAGTCCCTGGGCGTCGAGCGCGAGCTGCGCTGGCGCATCAAGCAGACCCTGGACGCGGCCGGCATACGGATGATCGGCCCCCTTCCCCTCCAGGCCGAAGGGGAGCCCACCGCGGACCCCACGGCGGCCATGGCGGCCCCGTCGGCGTACGCCTCGGCGACGTCACCGCAGTCGCTTGCGGCGACCCCGATACCGCCGCCGAATCTGTCGAAGTAG
- a CDS encoding HNH endonuclease, translated as MPHVLVLNASYEPLGVVPLRRALVLVLENKAICLEESGAFMHSATRAVPAPSVVRLKRFVRVPYRGPVPLTRRALFARDGGRCMYCGAAATSVDHVIPRSRGGQHAWDNVVAACRRCNHVKADRHLPELGWRLRHQPAPPSGLAWRIIGTGHRDPRWLPYLQPFGADDVMARIDGVSA; from the coding sequence GTGCCGCACGTCCTGGTTCTCAACGCTTCGTACGAGCCGCTCGGCGTCGTACCTCTCCGCCGCGCACTCGTCCTCGTCCTCGAGAACAAGGCCATCTGCCTCGAGGAGTCCGGCGCCTTCATGCACAGTGCCACCCGTGCCGTGCCGGCGCCCAGCGTCGTACGCCTCAAGCGGTTCGTACGGGTCCCCTACCGGGGGCCCGTTCCACTCACCCGCCGGGCCCTCTTCGCGAGGGACGGCGGTCGCTGCATGTACTGCGGGGCCGCCGCGACCAGCGTCGACCACGTCATCCCGCGCAGCCGCGGCGGGCAGCACGCCTGGGACAACGTGGTGGCCGCCTGCCGCCGCTGCAACCACGTCAAGGCGGACCGCCACCTCCCCGAGCTGGGGTGGAGGCTGCGCCACCAGCCTGCGCCGCCCAGCGGTCTCGCCTGGCGGATCATCGGGACAGGACACCGGGACCCGCGCTGGCTGCCGTACTTGCAGCCGTTCGGCGCGGACGACGTGATGGCCCGGATCGACGGCGTTTCCGCCTGA
- a CDS encoding beta-N-acetylglucosaminidase domain-containing protein, with translation MQLGRRRHVTAVAVAVIGGLLSSFAPAAVAAPVAPDGPAATTPDRAGDAQLPSVWPRPQSVKASGQAVTLGTEVTLLADAGADPYAVESLRTLLRDAGVRTVHEALPGKGPVVRLGGTEAGRALRALRAPERADLPSGGYRLAVGRAGGRPTVALDGVGEDGLFHGVQTLRQLVEGGTVAGAVVRDWPGTAVRGMAEGFYGQPWTTEERLAQLGFMGRTKQNRYLYAAGDDPYRQARWREPYPAGERADFRALAERARAEHVTLGWAVSPGQAMCMASEADVRALTRKIDAMWALGVRVFQLQFQNVSYSEWHCEQDAETYGSGPEAAARAQARVASAVARHLADRHPEAEPLSVMPTEFYQDGTTEYRTALAAALDHRVQVAWTGVGVVPRTITGRELADARTAFRRPLVTMDNYPVNDYAQDRIFLGPYTGRDPAVASGSAALLANAMEQPSASRIPLFTAADFAWNPRGYRPQESWQAAMDDLADGDSTARAALEALAGNSATSLLGGNESAYLRPLLTAFWTSRSAARTSGTAAGDKAARELRAAFGVMRQAPERLKATAGGLLQGEVRPWTGQLARYGEAGELAVDLLSAQARGDGAAAWKAQLALESLREKIGSSTATVGDGVLDPFLDRVAEEAVAWNGADRDAGTTSRDAHSYTLRLDRARPLEAVTALTRPGDVPADSVLEAHVPGEGWRALGPLSEAGWTHTTVKGLRADALRVTTPSARPVLVDPLAPGVAGTPPAPDSPDVRALVPWFGDEPAARLALVRDRTDAVIGGGTQRVEARLAGGRPGEVKGTLTAKAPKGIKVKLPEQATVTRGSHTDVPVDITVPDGTPAGEYEVPLRFGGEESTLTVRAFPRTAGPDLLRTAEASSSGDETPDFPAAAASDGDPETRWSSPVEDGAWWQAELPGPVRLGQVVLRWQDAYASRYRVQVSSDGRTWRTAATVRDGGGGRESVRMDAKDTRFIRIQGDGRATEYGYSLFSVEAYAVAGEDQGAP, from the coding sequence GTGCAGCTCGGGCGCAGGAGGCATGTGACGGCCGTCGCCGTCGCTGTGATCGGCGGGCTGCTGAGCTCCTTCGCGCCGGCCGCCGTCGCGGCCCCCGTCGCGCCGGACGGCCCTGCCGCGACCACACCGGACCGCGCCGGAGACGCGCAGCTGCCGTCCGTCTGGCCCCGGCCGCAGTCCGTCAAGGCGTCCGGACAGGCCGTCACCCTGGGGACCGAGGTCACCCTCCTCGCGGACGCGGGAGCCGATCCGTACGCCGTGGAGTCGCTCAGGACCCTCCTGCGTGACGCGGGTGTGCGCACGGTGCACGAGGCCCTGCCCGGCAAGGGCCCGGTGGTCCGGCTCGGGGGCACGGAAGCGGGCAGGGCGCTGCGGGCCCTGCGCGCACCCGAGCGCGCCGACCTGCCGTCCGGGGGCTACCGGCTCGCCGTGGGCAGGGCCGGGGGCCGGCCCACGGTCGCCCTGGACGGCGTCGGTGAGGACGGCCTGTTCCACGGGGTGCAGACCCTGCGCCAGCTGGTCGAGGGCGGCACCGTCGCCGGAGCCGTGGTCCGCGACTGGCCGGGTACCGCCGTACGCGGGATGGCCGAGGGCTTCTACGGGCAGCCCTGGACCACCGAGGAGCGGCTCGCCCAGCTCGGCTTCATGGGACGCACGAAGCAGAACCGCTACCTCTACGCGGCCGGCGACGACCCCTACCGGCAGGCCCGGTGGCGCGAGCCCTACCCGGCCGGCGAGCGCGCCGACTTCCGCGCGCTGGCGGAGAGGGCACGGGCCGAGCACGTGACGCTCGGCTGGGCCGTCTCGCCCGGTCAGGCGATGTGCATGGCCTCCGAGGCCGACGTGCGGGCACTGACCCGCAAGATCGACGCGATGTGGGCACTGGGGGTGCGGGTCTTCCAGCTGCAGTTCCAGAACGTCAGCTACAGCGAATGGCACTGCGAACAGGACGCGGAGACGTACGGCAGCGGCCCCGAGGCGGCGGCCAGGGCGCAGGCCCGGGTGGCGAGCGCGGTCGCCCGGCACCTCGCGGACCGGCACCCGGAGGCGGAGCCGCTCTCGGTGATGCCGACCGAGTTCTACCAGGACGGCACCACCGAGTACCGAACGGCGCTCGCCGCGGCGCTGGACCACCGGGTGCAGGTGGCCTGGACCGGCGTCGGGGTCGTACCGAGGACGATCACCGGGCGGGAGCTGGCAGACGCCCGGACGGCCTTCCGGCGCCCCCTGGTCACCATGGACAACTACCCGGTCAACGACTACGCGCAGGACCGCATCTTCCTGGGCCCGTACACCGGCCGGGACCCCGCGGTGGCCAGTGGGTCGGCGGCGCTGCTCGCCAACGCCATGGAGCAGCCCTCGGCGTCCCGCATCCCCCTGTTCACCGCCGCCGACTTCGCGTGGAACCCGAGGGGATACCGGCCGCAGGAGTCCTGGCAGGCGGCCATGGACGATCTGGCGGACGGCGACAGCACCGCCCGGGCGGCCCTGGAGGCCCTGGCCGGCAACAGCGCCACCTCGCTGCTGGGCGGGAACGAGTCCGCTTACCTCCGGCCGCTGCTGACCGCCTTCTGGACGTCACGTTCGGCCGCGCGCACATCCGGCACGGCGGCCGGCGACAAGGCGGCACGTGAGCTGCGCGCCGCCTTCGGGGTCATGCGGCAGGCCCCCGAGCGGCTCAAGGCCACCGCGGGCGGCCTGCTCCAGGGCGAGGTGCGGCCGTGGACCGGACAGCTGGCCCGGTACGGCGAGGCGGGCGAGCTCGCCGTCGATCTGCTGTCGGCGCAGGCGCGCGGCGACGGGGCGGCGGCCTGGAAGGCCCAGCTGGCGCTGGAGTCACTGCGCGAGAAGATCGGGTCGAGCACGGCCACGGTCGGCGACGGCGTCCTGGATCCTTTCCTGGACCGGGTCGCCGAGGAGGCGGTCGCCTGGAACGGCGCCGACCGCGACGCGGGAACCACGAGCCGGGACGCGCACAGCTACACCCTCCGGCTCGACCGCGCCCGTCCGCTGGAAGCAGTCACCGCGCTGACCCGGCCGGGCGACGTGCCGGCGGACTCGGTCCTCGAGGCCCACGTCCCGGGCGAGGGATGGCGCGCCCTCGGCCCCCTGTCGGAGGCGGGCTGGACCCACACGACGGTGAAGGGCCTGCGGGCGGACGCGCTGCGCGTCACCACGCCGTCCGCCCGCCCGGTCCTCGTCGACCCCCTCGCCCCCGGGGTCGCGGGCACTCCCCCGGCCCCGGACTCCCCCGACGTGCGGGCGCTCGTCCCGTGGTTCGGCGACGAGCCGGCGGCCCGGCTCGCCCTCGTCCGCGACCGGACGGACGCCGTGATCGGCGGCGGTACGCAGCGGGTCGAGGCACGGCTGGCCGGCGGACGGCCCGGCGAGGTGAAGGGGACGCTCACGGCGAAGGCGCCCAAGGGCATCAAGGTGAAGCTGCCGGAGCAGGCGACGGTGACACGCGGCTCGCACACCGACGTCCCCGTGGACATCACGGTGCCGGACGGCACCCCGGCCGGTGAGTACGAGGTTCCGCTGCGCTTCGGGGGCGAGGAGAGCACGCTGACCGTCCGGGCCTTCCCGCGCACGGCGGGACCCGATCTGCTGCGTACGGCCGAGGCATCCTCGTCCGGCGACGAGACCCCGGACTTCCCCGCGGCGGCGGCCTCCGACGGCGACCCGGAGACCCGCTGGTCGTCGCCCGTCGAGGACGGCGCCTGGTGGCAGGCCGAGCTGCCGGGGCCCGTGCGCCTGGGCCAGGTCGTGCTGCGGTGGCAGGACGCCTACGCCTCCCGCTACCGCGTGCAGGTCTCCTCGGACGGCCGTACCTGGCGTACGGCGGCCACGGTGCGGGACGGCGGAGGCGGGCGCGAGTCGGTCCGGATGGACGCGAAGGACACCCGCTTCATCAGAATCCAGGGCGACGGCCGGGCCACCGAGTACGGGTACTCGCTCTTCTCGGTCGAGGCCTACGCCGTCGCCGGGGAGGACCAGGGCGCCCCCTGA
- a CDS encoding LysR family transcriptional regulator: MTEWDVKKLRILRTLRDRGTVTATAEALRMTPSAVSQQLSNLAGQLGVPLLEAQGRRVRLTDAAHLVLRHAEVVFAQLERADAELTGYLRGEAGQVRVGAFSTAVPALVVPAVRLLETADRPGPQVRVREAEAAEAYELLSAGEVDLALSLAAHAPTARDPRFTLLPLLADPLDVALPVGHRHAGAPALRLSDLSLEPWIFGGSGPWSEITTAACEAAGFVPEQAHSAAGWTAILAMVRAGMGVALIPRMVSASDRPRDGVVMRALEADRPYRHVVAAVRQGAERGPALARVLTALQEVAARIR, encoded by the coding sequence ATGACCGAGTGGGACGTCAAGAAGCTCCGCATCCTACGCACCCTGCGCGACCGCGGCACGGTCACCGCCACCGCCGAAGCCCTGCGCATGACCCCGTCGGCCGTCTCGCAGCAGCTCAGCAACCTTGCCGGGCAGCTGGGGGTGCCGCTCCTGGAGGCGCAGGGCCGACGCGTCCGGCTCACCGACGCCGCGCATCTCGTGCTGCGCCACGCGGAGGTCGTGTTCGCCCAGCTCGAGCGGGCCGACGCCGAGCTGACCGGCTATCTGCGGGGCGAGGCGGGGCAGGTCCGGGTCGGCGCCTTCTCGACCGCCGTGCCCGCCCTCGTCGTACCGGCGGTGCGGCTCCTGGAGACCGCGGACAGGCCCGGTCCGCAGGTCCGCGTACGGGAGGCGGAAGCGGCAGAGGCCTACGAGCTGCTGTCGGCAGGTGAGGTGGACCTCGCGCTCTCCCTCGCCGCGCACGCCCCGACGGCCCGGGACCCCCGCTTCACCCTGCTGCCCCTCCTGGCCGACCCGCTGGACGTGGCGCTGCCCGTCGGCCACCGCCACGCCGGGGCACCGGCCCTGCGGCTCTCGGACCTCTCCCTGGAGCCCTGGATCTTCGGCGGGTCCGGCCCGTGGTCGGAGATCACCACCGCCGCCTGCGAGGCCGCAGGCTTCGTTCCCGAGCAGGCCCACAGCGCCGCCGGCTGGACGGCGATCCTCGCCATGGTGAGGGCGGGCATGGGTGTGGCCCTGATCCCCCGGATGGTCTCCGCCTCCGACCGGCCTCGCGACGGCGTGGTGATGAGGGCCCTGGAGGCGGACCGGCCGTACCGCCACGTGGTGGCGGCGGTGCGGCAGGGCGCGGAACGCGGTCCGGCGCTCGCGCGGGTGCTGACGGCACTGCAGGAGGTGGCGGCCCGCATCCGCTGA